A window of Gimesia sp. genomic DNA:
ACCGCGTTTCGCTCCGTCGTTGATTTCAGTTCTCCCAGCGAAAACGCCAACTGATAGCGAACCTTGAGGGCAGGGGCCTCACCCATCGCCAGCAGTTGATCGCGGATGGCTTTTGATTCCTGTACTCGCTGCTCAGCCAGCCGGAGTGCATGTACCCGCACCTCAGGCACATCATCTTTCAGTGCCCGCAGCAGACTCGCTTCGTCCAGTGCCTCAAGTCCCTCAAGTGTATACAGTGCCGTCATCCGGGCCACAGGATAATCGGACTCAACTGCCAGCTGTTTCAACAGGGGGACCGCCGCCTGGTCCTGTCGTTCGTAGATCAGCCGGGCCGCGGTATCGCGGTGCCAGCCATTCCGATGGGCCAGCAGTCGCACCAGTTCCGCCGTCGTCGCCTTGCCCAATTGCGGTAACGACGAATGTTCAAAGTTATCCCGCACGATCCGATAGATCCGTCCCCGCTGATCACCGCCGCTGACATTCACTTTTTTGAGTAACTCGGGCGGCAGGAACATCGCCCCTTCTATCAGGTCGCGGTTCATGTCGATCACATACAGATTACCATCCGGCCCGTTAGCGAACTGCACCGGTCGGAACCGCGTATCCGTGGAGGCCAGAAATTCACGACCTGCATCCGCCCGTCGGGCCACCAGCCCCACGCCGTCCGGCTCCAGTTTTCCCCGAAACACGAGGTTGTTCGCAGGCTCACCCACAAACACGCTTCCCCGGTACTCGGCCGGCCAGGCATCGCCCCGGTAAATCGTCACGCCGGTCGCCGCGGTAAAGAAGCCGGACGATTTGCCCCCTTCATTGCTTCCCCGGAATTTGCCCTCGTTTCGCAGGCGGGTCCGCTCCTGCCGCCAGTATTCCTCCGGGCTGATGCGAAACAGCTGCGTATGCTTCCCCCCTTCGGTGATTTCCACCGCGGGAGCCGGCGCCTTGAGATAGGGATTCCGCGCCAGGTAACGATCATCGTACATCAGCATCTTGACCGGAGAACTGTTCGAGCAGAGAAACTCCTGCCCCCAGTCGTCCATCGCCAGTCCATGCTGGCCGCCCCCACTGGAGAGGTCGAACCGCTGTGTGCGCGGATCAAACAGAAACCCGCGATTTCTAATCGAGCGGGCCTTCTCACCTGGATGTTTCACCGCTCGGACTTCCGCCCCGGAATAACTGGTGCAGGCATGGAAGCGATTGTCGAGTCCCCAGAGCAGCGTGTTCAATGACGGATCGGTCCGGTTCTCCAGACGACGAAAGCCGGTGAAGACCACCTCCCGCGTATCGGCTGTTCCGTCCCCGTCCGTATCCTTACAGAACAGCAGGTCGGGGGCGGCTGCCACGAACAGCCCCCCATCGTAACAGGCAACCGCAGACGGCGCCGCCAGGTCCGAGACGAACACCGTGCTTTTGTCATACTGCCCGTCTCCGTCGGTATCTTCCAGCATCCGCACGCTGCCCGTTACCGGCTGTTTGTCTTTCGCGAACTGCTGGTTGTATTCGGGATACTCCACCACGAACATCCGACCGTTTTCATCGAAGGCCAGCGCCACCGGATCCCGCAGCAAGGGCTCCGCCGCCACCAGTTCGACACGAAATCCCGGCTTGACCTGAAACGATGACAGCGCGTCCGCCTTTTTCTCATCCGCCATCGCAGTCTGTAACAGCATCACTCCCGTCAGCAATGACAGGCATAAACTTCGCATCAGCTTTCCCTTCCCACTCACGCATTCCCGTTCAAGGCGCGTTCGGCGTTGTTGTAGAAGATGTCCTGCAACGTGGCTTCATCTTTCACCATCCGCACGAGGAACTCCTGCAGCCGCGTGCTGTAACAGACACCATTGAACTCGCCACCTTGACCGTCACTACAGGGGCAGTCACTGCCGAACAGCATCTGTTTCGGATGCCGTTCCAGGAAACCGGCGGTGAAGTCTTCATCCCGCGACAGCGCATTAAACCCGCTGCCGGCGGACATGTCCGCATACAGGTTCGGATAATTGCTCAGCAGATGATCCAGCAGTCCACCCGGCTTGACCGGTCCCCGCGGATAGAGCGTCTTATCCGGCGACGGAACATCGGCACTGATATGTGACCAGAAGGACTGGGCATGTCCGATGATCCGCACCCGCTGGTATTTCTTCAGATACGGTTCCAGGTATTGTTCGATCCCCTGGTTGAATCCTTTTTTATCATCCTGGAAATGAATTGTGATCGGCCAGTTGAGTTCGTCGCACTCCGCGATGACCGCCTCCACCCGTTTGTCATTCAAAGGCAGATGTTCTTTCTGTTCGCCGATTCCCCGGCACCCCAGCAGGTGGTAAGCCCGAATTCGCTCGATCACATCGGGCTGACGAATGTCGGTCTGGCAGAAAGGAATCAGACGCTCCGGGTACTGATGAAACGCATGCAGCACAGTTTCGGTCCTTAGCGTCACGCCCCCTTCTCCCGTCTCTAAAGGCAGGATGAACGCCTTATCGGTTCCGGTGTTATCCATATGCTTGATCGTATCTTCAATTGTGCGTCCCTTGTGGTTGATATGCAGGTGGCAGTCCAGCTTCTTATATTTCTTCGCCTGTTGCGCCGGATCGGCAGCTGCACTCACAGGCAACAACGCACTACAGCAGGCCGCGCCCGTTGCATACAGAAAACCACGTCGCGAAATGGTCGGGTTCCACATATCTACCTCGTTTCATTCAAATTAATGCAGCGCTGGAATAAAATCGTTCTGTTATGATTCACTTTCAATATATCATAAACAACGTTAAGTTATCACGCATGAATCTGAATTTTCGCCGGTACATTCACGGGCGAAACACCTGTCAACCGCCTGTTGAAAAGAGTTTGAAATGACCCTCGCCCGACCGTTGCTCGCCTGCTGTCTCTCCCTTCTGTTCCTCTCTGTCAGCCCGTTACAGGCCGCCGATCAGAGCCCGGAACGACTCTACGATCCCGGCGTTCCCGAAACCGGCTTCCTCACTCTCGAGACAGACAACTACACCATCCCCATGGACGCCGCCAGTGGCTGGACCATCGATAAGATGTTTTATAAAGGGCACGAGTTCGGTCTCAACAACGGGCAGTACGGCACTGTCATGCGTCCCAAGGGACAACAGTGGTGGGGCACCGGCCACAAAGAAGGGGGCCGCGAGGTCGTTCATAAGGTACAGCTCATTGTCGACGGCAAAGCAGTCCCCATCACGAAGACCGGCGAGACGATCAAAGGCCAGCGAATTGAGTTCATCAAGGAATCCACGATCTGGAAGTTCAAAGTCCGCGCCGAAACCACGATCACCAATTCCGAAGTCTTCGAACGCACACAGCTGGAAGCCCTCGCAGACTGCGAGCTCGACCTGCTCTATTACTTCATGCACTGCTTCCCGCCGACTTCCACGAAATGGATGGC
This region includes:
- a CDS encoding amidohydrolase family protein, giving the protein MWNPTISRRGFLYATGAACCSALLPVSAAADPAQQAKKYKKLDCHLHINHKGRTIEDTIKHMDNTGTDKAFILPLETGEGGVTLRTETVLHAFHQYPERLIPFCQTDIRQPDVIERIRAYHLLGCRGIGEQKEHLPLNDKRVEAVIAECDELNWPITIHFQDDKKGFNQGIEQYLEPYLKKYQRVRIIGHAQSFWSHISADVPSPDKTLYPRGPVKPGGLLDHLLSNYPNLYADMSAGSGFNALSRDEDFTAGFLERHPKQMLFGSDCPCSDGQGGEFNGVCYSTRLQEFLVRMVKDEATLQDIFYNNAERALNGNA
- a CDS encoding PVC-type heme-binding CxxCH protein gives rise to the protein MRSLCLSLLTGVMLLQTAMADEKKADALSSFQVKPGFRVELVAAEPLLRDPVALAFDENGRMFVVEYPEYNQQFAKDKQPVTGSVRMLEDTDGDGQYDKSTVFVSDLAAPSAVACYDGGLFVAAAPDLLFCKDTDGDGTADTREVVFTGFRRLENRTDPSLNTLLWGLDNRFHACTSYSGAEVRAVKHPGEKARSIRNRGFLFDPRTQRFDLSSGGGQHGLAMDDWGQEFLCSNSSPVKMLMYDDRYLARNPYLKAPAPAVEITEGGKHTQLFRISPEEYWRQERTRLRNEGKFRGSNEGGKSSGFFTAATGVTIYRGDAWPAEYRGSVFVGEPANNLVFRGKLEPDGVGLVARRADAGREFLASTDTRFRPVQFANGPDGNLYVIDMNRDLIEGAMFLPPELLKKVNVSGGDQRGRIYRIVRDNFEHSSLPQLGKATTAELVRLLAHRNGWHRDTAARLIYERQDQAAVPLLKQLAVESDYPVARMTALYTLEGLEALDEASLLRALKDDVPEVRVHALRLAEQRVQESKAIRDQLLAMGEAPALKVRYQLAFSLGELKSTTERNAVLASLAMRDGQDQWMELAILSSLAEGAATVFQRLAGEDTYRQSKMGTRMLTALARQTGAAGSPQETEVVLNSLLQWSVAQEQQAAVLLTLLAAQPEKTRRTFLNRHQASLKPIMGRVLEEAREAALDTRLPVKQRLTAIERLGFAPYAEVRDVFSELLEPQQVNPVQVAAIVQLGQFPDQEIAALLINGWPKMTPDLRTKAAETLLTRAAWSGALIDAIEAGSIGRGDLSPARVDLLKQHPDKRLADRVKQLYADRSLARRDEVVQQYQSALKTNGNDASGKAVFKKVCSACHRLEGVGTAVGADLKAIRDRGKAGVLLHILDPNREVKPQYMSYTLVLESGQVLSGMIANESVNSITVRKPDGTSTAVLRINIEEIRSSGLSFMPEGLEKQIDQRAMADLLAYLMSLQANAAEASN